CGCCCAGGATGATCAGGTTCTCCATCGTGACCCTCCGTCCTCATAGATCTCGGAACAAGTCCTCCAGGTCGACCTCCAGGCCCGGGATCAGGCCGCTGCGCACCCGACCCTTCCCCCGGGCGGTATCGGCCAGCACGAACCGCTCCCCCTCCAGCCGGTAGACCTCCACCCGCTGGGTGTCCGGATCGACCACCCAGTACTCCTGCACCCCGGCCTGGGCGTAGTCGTAGCGCTTCTCCAGCAGATCCAGATGGGCCGTCGAGGGGGACAGGATCTCCACGATGAGGTCCGGCGCCCCCTCGATATGGGTCTCCCGCAGGCGGTCCGCGTGCTCTTTCAGGACGACCAGGAGGTCGGGCTGGTAGACGGTGTCCTCCCGCAGCTTCACGTCCAGCGGCGCGTCGTAGACCCATCCGATGCCGGCTCGACGCACCGCCTCGACGAGCAGGAGCTCCAATCGCAGGGAGATTTCCTGATGCCTTCGGGA
This DNA window, taken from Thermoflexus hugenholtzii JAD2, encodes the following:
- a CDS encoding Uma2 family endonuclease, whose translation is MARAIAEGLRFERYEDFRRWTETQPGYWILVRGVPMPSPSPSRRHQEISLRLELLLVEAVRRAGIGWVYDAPLDVKLREDTVYQPDLLVVLKEHADRLRETHIEGAPDLIVEILSPSTAHLDLLEKRYDYAQAGVQEYWVVDPDTQRVEVYRLEGERFVLADTARGKGRVRSGLIPGLEVDLEDLFRDL